The sequence CTGGTCGCGACCACGCCCATGCTCCGAACCCTGCTGCGCCGCCTCACCAAACTGCTGCTATGGCTGACCGCGTTATCGGTGCTGCTGGTTCTGGTGTTGCGCTGGATTCCACCGCCTTTCACCGGGCTCATGGTCGAGCGAAAGATCGAGTCCTGGACCGGCGGCGAGGGCATCGACCTGCAGCGCACCTGGCGCCCATGGAAAGAACTGCCTGATGACCTGAAAATGGCGGTTATCGCCGCGGAAGATCAGAAATTCGCCGATCACTGGGGCTTCGATATTGCGGCCATCCGCGCGGCATTCGCCCATAACGAACGGGGCGGGTCGCTGCGCGGCGCCAGTACGCTCAGCCAGCAAGTGGCGAAAAACCTGTTTCTCTGGTCCGGGCGCAGCTGGGTGCGAAAAGGGCTCGAGGTCTGGTTCACCGGCTGGATCGAACTGTTGTGGCCGAAACAGCGAATCCTCGAGGTCTATCTCAACAGCGTCGAATGGGGCAGCGGCATTTTTGGTGCCGAGGCAGCGGCACGTCATCATTTTGGCATTTCTGCGCCTTATCTTTCAGCATCGCAGGCCAGCCAGTTGGCGGCTGTGCTGCCCAATCCGCGCGAATGGAATGCCGGCCGGCCCGGCCCGCACGTGCGCCAGCGCGCCAACTGGATTCGTCAGCAGGTACGGCAGCTGGGGGGCAGTCACTACTTGAACAGGCTGGGCGCGTCCGAAGCACGTTGACGGGCCACGAGCGTAACGCGCCAGCGCCGGCTCAACGAGACCGGCCGGCGCTCGCAGAGTGGTCGGCGCGCCCTGACGGAGCGTTATGGCAGTGCGCCATCGCAACGAGTAAGCTGCAACCAACATGTTGCGAGACGCGGGCCAGGCCCCGCTCTCAGGAAGGCCCATGGACAGACGCGCAGTCATCACCTCGCCATTGGCCACGGAACGCACGGCAGCGATAGCATGAGCGAAACCGCAACCAGCGCACCCTTGAACAAGGTGCGGCAATTCTTCCACTGGCGTAACAGCATTGCCTGGCTCGTCCTGGCGTTCACGCTGCTGATACAGCTGCTCATCCTTCAGCTTCTGCAGTCGAAAGAACAACGCGCCGCACGGCAACAGTTCGATTTTCTGGTGGAAATCACCACCGAAGCCATTGGCAAGCGAATGATCGACCATGAGCAGATCCTGCTCGGCGCCGCTGGACTGTTCGATGTCAGCGGCCAGGTCTCGCGCGCGCAGTGGCGTGCCTACAACGACCGCCTGCAACTGGCCGAGCGCTACCCGGGCATACAAGGGGTGGGGTTCGCCAAAGCGGTCCGACCCGAGGCACGCGAGGCGCATATCCTGAGCGTCCGCGCCGAAGGGTTTGCCCACTACCAGGTGCACCCGCTCGAGGAAGGCGCCTCGCTGCACACTCCGGTGGTCTATCTGGAGCCGTTCCGCGACCGCAACCTCGCGGCGTTCGGCTATGACATGTTCGCCGAACCGGTACGCCGCCAGGCCATGCTCCAGGCAGCCGAATCCGGACAGACACATATCACCGGCAAGGTCAGGTTGCGCCAGGAAACACACGGAGCGACGCAGGCCGGCATACTCATGTACGTGCCGCTGTATCGGCCCGGCAAGCCGATTCGCTCACCGCGCCAGCGCCTGCAGGCGCTCGAGGGTTTCGTCTACAGCCCTTACCGGATGGACGACCTGATGCGCGGCATCCTTGGCGCAGCCGATCCGAACCTCAGCCTGCGTATCTATGCCGGCGACGAAGAGCAGCCCGAGCGCCTGATTTTCGCCAGCCGCGACCAGCCCCGAGCCGATCCGGCCCAGTACAGTCAGGTCGCGCGACTCGATCTCTATGGGCAGACATGGACCCTGCGACTGGAAAGCCTGCCGGAGTTCGAATATCTGTTTCATGCCCATAACGCGCTGGTGATCGGCCTTGGCATCGGCCTGAGCGTGCTGCTGTTCTTCCTGACGTTCTCGCTCTCGCTCAGACGCAGCCGTGCCGAGGCGCTGGCCCAGCAGATGACCGAGCATATCCGCGAGAACAAGCGCGCCCTCCAGCTCAGCGAAGAGCGCCTCAGCCTGGCCCTGAAAGGCAGCAACGACGGGCTCTGGGACCTGAATCTGGATGCAGGCACCTTCTATGCGTCGCCGCGCGCCTGGCACATGCTCGGCTATCGTCCCGGCGAAATGCACTCGGACCTGAGACTATGGGAAAGGATCATGGCGCCGGAGGACCTGCCCCAGGCCAGGAAACAGCTGGCGCAGACCATGCTCTCGACCGTCGATCATTTCACCACCGAGCTGCGCTTCCAGCACAAGAACGGCAGGCTGATCCCGGTCCTGATCCGGGGCTACATCCAGCGCGACCGAGAGGGGCGACCGCTGCGTATCAGCGGCACCAGCATGGACCTGACCGAACACAAGCGCATCGAGCAGATGAAGGACCAGTTCGTCTCCACGGTCAGCCACGAGTTGCGCACCCCGCTCACCTCCATCAGCGGCGCGCTGGGCCTGGTGACCGGGGGCGCGATGGGCGAGGTGCCATCGGCCATGCAGCAGATGCTGGAAATCGCCTACCGCAACAGCCTGCGCCTGGGCTACCTGATCAACGATTTGCTGGACATGGAAAAAATCGCGGCCGGCAAGATGACCTTCGACATGCGCGAGCACTCGCTCGGTCGGCTGCTGGACGAGGCACTGGCCAGCAACCAGGCCTTCGCCGCGCATTTCGGCGTCAACTGCACGCTGCAAAATCCAGCGCAGGTCAATGTGTGGGTCGATGGCTTGCGGCTGCAACAGGTGCTGACCAACTTCCTGTCGAACGCCATCAAGTACACCCCCGAAGGCGGTGAAGTGACGCTGCATTGCACCCTGCCCGATGCCCACCATGTCCGCATCAACGTTACCGACCAGGGGACGGGCATCCCGGCTAGCTTCCAGAAGCGGGTGTTCGAGAAGTTCGCCCAGGCGGACGCCTCCGACAGTCGCCAGAAAGGCGGCACCGGGCTGGGGCTCGCCATCACCAAGGAATTCGTCGAGCGGATGGGCGGCCGCGTCGGCTTCGATACGCAGGAAGATCGGGGTACGACCTTCTGGTGTGAACTGCCGATCCTCGAATCGAGCACTTCGACCGCGGATCAAGGCCAACCGCGTCTGCTGGTGATTGAAGACGAGCCGGATACCGGCCGCTTGCTGCATTTGATGCTGCGCGACGCCGGCTATGCAGTCGATCGTGCACAGAGTCTGCATGCGGCGCGGGCGAAGCTCGCCAGCACCCGTTACGAGGCGATGACGCTCGACCTGCACCTGCCCGACGGCAGCGGACGCGAACTGATCGATGAAGTCCGCAGCAATCCCGACACGCAGGATCTACCCATCATCGTGATCTCAGCGGCCAGCCAGTTCGAGCAGAGCGAGGGCAATACGGACGTGACCTGGCTGCATAAACCCATCAGCGCGGCACAACTGTTGATCGCGCTGACCGAGGCGCTTGAAAGCTCCAGGCCCCTACCCTGATGACGAGGGCCCTGGTTCGACGGCCATAAAAAAAAGGCGCTGCAATGCAGCGCCTTGGCGGTGATGATGCGCGACAGCCGGTCAGGCCTGGATCGACCCCTTGAGCTTGTTCATCGCATTCTTTTCAAGCTGGCGGATCCGCTCTGCGGAAACCCCGTATTTCGCGGCGAGGTCATGCAGGGTCGCCTTGTTGTCGCTCAGCCAGCGCTGCTGAAGAATATCCCGGCTGCGTTCGTCCAGCGTGTCCAGCGCCTCGTGCAGGCTGGAGTTGGAGCTATCGTTCCAGTCCGCATCCTCGAGTTGCCGCGCCGGATCGTAGCGGTGATCCTCGAGATAGTGCGCGGGCGACTGGTAGGCACTGTCGTCGTCGGCGTCGGCCGACGGATCGAAGGCCATGTCATGTCCGGTCAGACGGCTTTCCATCTCGCGCACTTCGCGGGCTTCAACGCCAAGACTGTCTGCAACCCGCTCGACTTCGTCGTTGTTCAGCCAGGCCAGGCGCTTCTTCTGGCTGCGCAGATTGAAGAACAGCTTGCGCTGCGCCTTGGTCGTGGCGACCTTGACGATGCGCCAGTTGCGCAGGATGAATTCGTGAATCTCGGCCTTGATCCAATGCACGGCAAAGGACACCAGGCGCACGCCCATCTCCGGGTTGAAGCGCTTGACGGCTTTCATCAGGCCGACGTTGCCTTCCTGGATCAGGTCCGACTGCGCCAGCCCATAACCCGAATAGCTACGGGCGATGTGCACGACGAATCGCAGGTGGGCAAGAACCATCTGACGTGCGGCCTCGAGATCCTGATGGTAGAACAGGCGCTCAGCCAGGTCGCGTTCCTGCTCGACCGTAAGCAGCGGAATGCTGTTGACCGTCTGCACGTAGGCCTCGAGATTGCCTCCCGGGACCAGGGCTTGAACAGGTTGCAGATGAGTAGTCATGCAGATCCTCCGATAATGAAGCTGCAGCAGTTTAGCACTGCTCGGTCAGACTGCAAGCCCACCGAAAAGTTCCCTTACAGCTATGGTAACTCTATACAAATCAATGAGTTATCACCTAGGTGCCAGCTCACTGAGGTGCCTTGCCACGGCCAGCCAGGCGCCGATATAGCCCAGCAGCAACGCGCCAAGCACCAGCGAAAGCCCATCCTCGACCGGCACCCCGGCGAGGCCGAAGTCGCTGCCATACAAGCCAGCCAGCCCCACGACCGCCTCGTTCAGCCAGCCCAATCCGTAGGCCAGCAGCAACCAGGCGATCAGCCCCGCACCCAGTCCGTACAAGGCACCCATATACAGAAACGGCCGGCGCACGTAGCCGTCTGTCCCGCCGACCAGTTTGACCACTTCGATTTCGGTACGACGGTTTTCGATGTGCAGGCGAATCGTGTTGCCGATCACCAGCAACAGCGTCGCGATCAGTAACAGACTGAGGCCGAAGACGAAACGATCGCCGAGCTTGAGGATGGCTGTCAGCCGCTCGACCCACAACAGATCAAGCTGCGCCTGCTCGACCCCTGGCAGCGCTGCCAGGCGCTGGCGTAGCGCTTCGAGGTTGTCCCGATCGACCTCGTTTGGCGTCACCAGAATCACACCGGGCAGCGGGTTATCCGGCAATTCGCGTAAGGCCTCGCCAAGCCCGGAGAGTTGCTGGAATTCCTCCAGCGCCTGTTCGCGGCTGATCCAGCTGACCTCCGAAACATCCGGCATCGCCTGAATCTGCTCGCGAAGCGTCTGCCCCTGCTGCGCGTCGACGTCCAAGCGCATGAACAGGGAGATCTGCGCCGCGCGCTGCCACGAACCGCCGAGCCGCTCGACGTTGTCCAGCAACAGCGCCAAGCCCATGGGCAAACTCAGCGCAACAGCCATGACCAGACAGGTGAAGAAGCTGCCGATCGGCTGTCTGATCAGCCTGCCGACGCTGTCGATGACGCTGGCCCGGTGGCTTTCCAGCCACGCGTGGAACAGCGTCTTGAAGTCCGGTTCGTCGCTTCTGGGTTGCTCGGGCCTGTTCCTGGCGCCGCCGGCGCGCTCGGCTGGATTCGGATTCTGCTCGGGTGCACTCATCGGGCGGCCTCCCCATCACCGATCAATCGGCCGCGCTGGAGCGTGAGCATGCGATGGCGCATGCGGGCAATCAGCGCC is a genomic window of Stutzerimonas stutzeri containing:
- a CDS encoding hybrid sensor histidine kinase/response regulator gives rise to the protein MSETATSAPLNKVRQFFHWRNSIAWLVLAFTLLIQLLILQLLQSKEQRAARQQFDFLVEITTEAIGKRMIDHEQILLGAAGLFDVSGQVSRAQWRAYNDRLQLAERYPGIQGVGFAKAVRPEAREAHILSVRAEGFAHYQVHPLEEGASLHTPVVYLEPFRDRNLAAFGYDMFAEPVRRQAMLQAAESGQTHITGKVRLRQETHGATQAGILMYVPLYRPGKPIRSPRQRLQALEGFVYSPYRMDDLMRGILGAADPNLSLRIYAGDEEQPERLIFASRDQPRADPAQYSQVARLDLYGQTWTLRLESLPEFEYLFHAHNALVIGLGIGLSVLLFFLTFSLSLRRSRAEALAQQMTEHIRENKRALQLSEERLSLALKGSNDGLWDLNLDAGTFYASPRAWHMLGYRPGEMHSDLRLWERIMAPEDLPQARKQLAQTMLSTVDHFTTELRFQHKNGRLIPVLIRGYIQRDREGRPLRISGTSMDLTEHKRIEQMKDQFVSTVSHELRTPLTSISGALGLVTGGAMGEVPSAMQQMLEIAYRNSLRLGYLINDLLDMEKIAAGKMTFDMREHSLGRLLDEALASNQAFAAHFGVNCTLQNPAQVNVWVDGLRLQQVLTNFLSNAIKYTPEGGEVTLHCTLPDAHHVRINVTDQGTGIPASFQKRVFEKFAQADASDSRQKGGTGLGLAITKEFVERMGGRVGFDTQEDRGTTFWCELPILESSTSTADQGQPRLLVIEDEPDTGRLLHLMLRDAGYAVDRAQSLHAARAKLASTRYEAMTLDLHLPDGSGRELIDEVRSNPDTQDLPIIVISAASQFEQSEGNTDVTWLHKPISAAQLLIALTEALESSRPLP
- the mtgA gene encoding monofunctional biosynthetic peptidoglycan transglycosylase: MLRTLLRRLTKLLLWLTALSVLLVLVLRWIPPPFTGLMVERKIESWTGGEGIDLQRTWRPWKELPDDLKMAVIAAEDQKFADHWGFDIAAIRAAFAHNERGGSLRGASTLSQQVAKNLFLWSGRSWVRKGLEVWFTGWIELLWPKQRILEVYLNSVEWGSGIFGAEAAARHHFGISAPYLSASQASQLAAVLPNPREWNAGRPGPHVRQRANWIRQQVRQLGGSHYLNRLGASEAR
- the ftsX gene encoding permease-like cell division protein FtsX, which codes for MSAPEQNPNPAERAGGARNRPEQPRSDEPDFKTLFHAWLESHRASVIDSVGRLIRQPIGSFFTCLVMAVALSLPMGLALLLDNVERLGGSWQRAAQISLFMRLDVDAQQGQTLREQIQAMPDVSEVSWISREQALEEFQQLSGLGEALRELPDNPLPGVILVTPNEVDRDNLEALRQRLAALPGVEQAQLDLLWVERLTAILKLGDRFVFGLSLLLIATLLLVIGNTIRLHIENRRTEIEVVKLVGGTDGYVRRPFLYMGALYGLGAGLIAWLLLAYGLGWLNEAVVGLAGLYGSDFGLAGVPVEDGLSLVLGALLLGYIGAWLAVARHLSELAPR
- the rpoH gene encoding RNA polymerase sigma factor RpoH, coding for MTTHLQPVQALVPGGNLEAYVQTVNSIPLLTVEQERDLAERLFYHQDLEAARQMVLAHLRFVVHIARSYSGYGLAQSDLIQEGNVGLMKAVKRFNPEMGVRLVSFAVHWIKAEIHEFILRNWRIVKVATTKAQRKLFFNLRSQKKRLAWLNNDEVERVADSLGVEAREVREMESRLTGHDMAFDPSADADDDSAYQSPAHYLEDHRYDPARQLEDADWNDSSNSSLHEALDTLDERSRDILQQRWLSDNKATLHDLAAKYGVSAERIRQLEKNAMNKLKGSIQA